The following is a genomic window from Marinobacter sp. NP-4(2019).
GGTTGGTAATCATCGGGATACCCTTAGCTCATTCTTGCGATCATCAGAACGACAAATGCCCTGAGCACCGAAGTGCACAGGGCAGACTTTCAATGCCTAGTCTCAGATCAGGCCGTGTTTCTCCAGGAAGTTGCGGGCAACGTCCGAGATGTCCTGTTTTTCTACGTCAACGCTGGCGTTCAGGCTAGACATGACTTCGTTGTCGAGCAGATCTGACAGTTGGTTCAGTTGCTCGGCCAGCTCCGGGCTGCTGTCAAGGACCTCCTCGCGAACGACCGGGGTAATGGCATAGTCCGGGAAAAAGCCCTTGTCGTCTTCCAGGAGCACAAAGTCAAACGCCGGGATACGACCGTCGGTGGCAAATACCAGCGCAATATCAACCTCGTCTTCTTTCAGCGCGGTGTAAGTCAGGCCGGAGTCCATACGTTTGATCTGGTCTCGGGGAAGCTTGAACCCATACGCCTTGGCGAAGGGGCGGTAACCGTCGTCACGGGCGTACCATTCCGCATTGCTGGCCAGTACCAGTTCCTTACCACCGTTGACGGCATCCGCCAGATCGCTCAGTGTCGTGATGCCCAGCTCTTCCGCTTCATCAGCCTGCATGGCGAGGGCATAGGTGTTGTTGGCCGCCGACGGATTCAGCCAGATCAGGCCCTTTGGTTTGTCCAGCTCACGGACCCGCTCATAACCTTCCTGACGACCCAGCTTCTCCTTCACATCGTTGTAAACGATCAGCCCTGTGCCGGTGTATTCCCAATAAACGTCTACCTGGCCGTTTTCCTGGGCGGACCGCAGAACGGCACTACCCATGCCGGCCCGGGTATCAACGTCATAGCCCTTGGCCTGAAGGTACTGGGCCGTCATGGAGGTAAGCAGTTGCTGCTCGGTGAAGTTTTTCCCGCCGACGACTATCTTCTCGGCGGCAGCGGGGCCCGCAAGGGTGACGGCGGCAGCAAGCGAGATAACGGATGCGATTTTTCGGATTAGTTTCATGATCGTATGCTCCAGATGACTTCTTGTTTTGTGGCCTCGCCAACAGATTTCGGGCCGGTTTCCGGGCCATGGCTACTCAGCGAGTAGCGTCAGGCACGTGTTGGATTGACTCCGCGTGGAACCATTAGGAAAGTGCAGGCGGCAATAATGATGTCCACGACAATGGCCAGTAAGGCCGTCATCAGTGCGCCCGCCAACATCATTTCGGTATCGAACAGGTCAATGCCTGTAAAAATCAGTTCACCCAGACCGCCGCCACCGATCAGAAACGCCAGGGGTACGGTGCCGACATTAATCGCGAGAGCGGTTCTTATACCGGCAAAGATCACATAAGCTGCATTGGGGATTTCCACCTGAACCAGCATCTGTGCCGGAGACATGCCGATGCCGGAAGCGGATTCCTTGAGATGAGCCGGAATGCCCAGCAGGCCGGTATAGGTGTTGCGTACAATTGGCAGCAACGATGCGATGAACAGGCCGAACACTGACGGGATGAAGCCGATGCCCAGCAGGCTCATCGAGAGCGCCAGGATGGCCAGGGTCGGAATGGTCGTCCCCACGTTCAGTACCTGCATGGCCCACTCGGATACATGGAGGAAGCGAGGACGGCTCAGAATGATCCCCAGTGGCAGTCCGACGGCAATCGCGATACTGCCGGAGATCAGGGTCAGTTGGATGTGCTGCTTGGTCAGGTAGACAATGTCTTCCCAGTAAAACAGCATGCCGTCAATGAGTCCCGAGCGTTGCAGATACACACCAATCAGGAAGACGACAATGAGCATCGGGATCTGGAAATAGCGGGATTGTTGTAATTGTTTCATGAACACACCTGACCTGTTCAGACGCTGGCCACATCGGCCCGCGAAGATTTAAAGGTTGCGCCGAGGTGATGTGTGATGCCGCGCTGGGTAACAACCCCCATCAGTTTGCCGTGTTCGGACACACAGGGTATCCAGGTAACGTCGTGGGTAAACATCTTGGATGCCACGGTCCGTAGGTCGTCGTCCGTACGGACGACGGTATGCAGGTTGGCGCGATGTTTGCCGCAGGTTCCGCGTGTGGTACTGGCGACACTGCGGGACACATAGCCGATCGGTCTGTTCTGCCCATCAACCATGATAATGGCGCGCTCGTAGCCAGCGTCATCCATTCGCGCAAGGGCTGTCGCGAGAGAATCGTCCATGGTCACCACCGAAGACTCGGTTTCCAGGACCTCGGAAACCGTCACCAGTTTCAGTCGTTTCAGTGCACGGTCCCGACCCACAAACCCCTTGACGAAGTCGTTAATCGGATGGGACAGCAGGTCGTCCGGTGTATCGTACTGAATCAGCTTTCCATCCTTGAAGATGGCAATTCGGTCAGCCATTTTGACCGCTTCGTCGATGTCATGGCTGACGAACATGATGGTCTTTTTCAGTTCGTGATGAAGTTTCAGGAATTCGTCCTGGATCACTTCCCGGTTGATGGGGTCAATGGCACCGAAAGGTTCGTCCATGAGCATCACAGGGGGATCCGCTGCCAGGGCCCGGATAACACCGACCCGTTGCTGCTGGCCGCCGGAGAGCTCATTCGGGTAACGCTTGAGGAAAGTGGATGGGTCCAGCGCCACCATCTCAAGAAGTTCCGATGCACGCTTGAGGTAGCGGCCCTTTTCCCACCCGATGAGTTTGGGGACGATCGAAATATTCTCTTCGATAGTCATATTCGGAAACAGACCAATTTGCTGGATAACGTAGCCAATGTTTCTGCGCAGCGAGACGGTGTCCTGAGCTGACGTGTCATCCCCGTTGATCAGAACCCGGCCCGAGGTCGGCGTAATAATGCGGTTCACCATTTTGAGTGTGGTGGTCTTACCACACCCTGATGGACCGAGTAGTACGCAAATCTCGCCTTGGGGGACTTCCATATTGATGTGGTCTGCCGCCGTGACCACGCCGCGGTCGGTGTCGAAAATCTTGGTCAGGTTATCGAGTGTAATCATGATCCGGTTCCGATTTTTGTTTTATCGAGAGTTTACAATCCCTTGGGTGTCAGCTTGCGCTGGAGTGCCAGTAACAGACGGTCGGCAACGATGGCCAGGAGACTGACTGCGATGGCTCCGACAATGAGCTGACGGGGATCACTCTGTGAGATGCCGCGGCTGATCAGCACGCCAAGTCCACCGGCACCGATGTAAGCGGCAATCGCCATAACGCCGATATTCATAACCACCGCAGTCCTGACACCAGCCATGATGACCGGGACAGAGAGCGGGATTTCTACCATCCGCAGGCGCTGCCTGCTGGTCATCCCGATACCTCTGGCGGCTTCCCGGAGCCCGGGGCTGACATTATTAATGGCGGTATAGGTGTTCCGGATAATGGGCAGTTGCGAATACAGCAGTACCGCGATGACCGCTGGCAGATAGCCAATTCCATGCCCAATGGTGGACAGGATCGGGATCATGATCCCGAAAAGGGCGATGGACGGGATGGTAATCAGAATTGAGGCGACGTACAGCACCATGGTAGCGGCACGTTCATTCTGGGTAATGGCGATCCCGATAGGTACCCCGGTGAGAGTTGCCAGGCCAACAGCAACGATGACCAACCCGATATGCTCGAGGGTCAATGTCCCCAGGAGGCCGAGGTTGGACAGTATGAAATCGATAAGTTCCAAGGCGGAATCCTCTTGTTTTTATGTCATGAGTCGCCGGTAGTTCACTGAATAGCCAAGGTAGCGCATCGATTGGGGGTGGTTTTTCAAGAAAGCGCCGTCAAAGCGAACAATAGCGACACCGCGAGAAGCCGTTTTTTGTCACGCAATCCGGTTTAACTGTTCCCGAAACCAGATCAGTGCAGGCTCCTTTTCATAAGCCTTGTGCCAGTATAGATGAACATCCAGATCGGGCAGGTCTGCGGGCGGCGTGAGGATATGTATATCCGACCGCTCCACGATCATCCGTGCGTAGGTTTCCGGCATGGTCAGTAACAGGTCGGTCTCCTCAACGACCCGGCAGGCAGCGTAGTAGTGTTGACAGCGCAGTCGTATATGCCGTTGCACGCCCAGACGCGACAGCTCGAAATCCTCAATCCCCGGACCCTCGGTGCGTGAGGACACCAGCACGTGCTGGGCGGCAATATACTTGTCCATTGTCAGCTTGCCTTCGGCCAGTGGATGCCCCGCTCTTGCCATTACCACCAAGCGGTCTCGCCGCAGCAGCTCGTGGGCAGTCTGGTTACTCACCGGCAACAGCACG
Proteins encoded in this region:
- a CDS encoding ABC transporter permease encodes the protein MKQLQQSRYFQIPMLIVVFLIGVYLQRSGLIDGMLFYWEDIVYLTKQHIQLTLISGSIAIAVGLPLGIILSRPRFLHVSEWAMQVLNVGTTIPTLAILALSMSLLGIGFIPSVFGLFIASLLPIVRNTYTGLLGIPAHLKESASGIGMSPAQMLVQVEIPNAAYVIFAGIRTALAINVGTVPLAFLIGGGGLGELIFTGIDLFDTEMMLAGALMTALLAIVVDIIIAACTFLMVPRGVNPTRA
- a CDS encoding ABC transporter ATP-binding protein, translated to MITLDNLTKIFDTDRGVVTAADHINMEVPQGEICVLLGPSGCGKTTTLKMVNRIITPTSGRVLINGDDTSAQDTVSLRRNIGYVIQQIGLFPNMTIEENISIVPKLIGWEKGRYLKRASELLEMVALDPSTFLKRYPNELSGGQQQRVGVIRALAADPPVMLMDEPFGAIDPINREVIQDEFLKLHHELKKTIMFVSHDIDEAVKMADRIAIFKDGKLIQYDTPDDLLSHPINDFVKGFVGRDRALKRLKLVTVSEVLETESSVVTMDDSLATALARMDDAGYERAIIMVDGQNRPIGYVSRSVASTTRGTCGKHRANLHTVVRTDDDLRTVASKMFTHDVTWIPCVSEHGKLMGVVTQRGITHHLGATFKSSRADVASV
- a CDS encoding ABC transporter permease, which produces MELIDFILSNLGLLGTLTLEHIGLVIVAVGLATLTGVPIGIAITQNERAATMVLYVASILITIPSIALFGIMIPILSTIGHGIGYLPAVIAVLLYSQLPIIRNTYTAINNVSPGLREAARGIGMTSRQRLRMVEIPLSVPVIMAGVRTAVVMNIGVMAIAAYIGAGGLGVLISRGISQSDPRQLIVGAIAVSLLAIVADRLLLALQRKLTPKGL
- a CDS encoding glycine betaine ABC transporter substrate-binding protein, translating into MKLIRKIASVISLAAAVTLAGPAAAEKIVVGGKNFTEQQLLTSMTAQYLQAKGYDVDTRAGMGSAVLRSAQENGQVDVYWEYTGTGLIVYNDVKEKLGRQEGYERVRELDKPKGLIWLNPSAANNTYALAMQADEAEELGITTLSDLADAVNGGKELVLASNAEWYARDDGYRPFAKAYGFKLPRDQIKRMDSGLTYTALKEDEVDIALVFATDGRIPAFDFVLLEDDKGFFPDYAITPVVREEVLDSSPELAEQLNQLSDLLDNEVMSSLNASVDVEKQDISDVARNFLEKHGLI